A single region of the Streptomyces vilmorinianum genome encodes:
- a CDS encoding DUF1700 domain-containing protein — MKSSADPVRDYLSTVEREASALPADRRQELLADLAEHIEVTRAERPDAAIGEVLAQLGDPRTIAATALAEAGNGAARAGTSTPGGVGAPARRGKVHPLAPLLMLTLSLPFMMAFPDHPGPLFGVLFRVVGAVLLCTSVHWTAVQKTTGVLLAAVLPSVAVATWNLSSGGPAGDGPALLANLAMLALLTGTATWLWRVRRA; from the coding sequence GCACTCCCTGCCGACCGTCGCCAGGAACTCCTCGCCGACCTGGCCGAACACATCGAGGTGACGCGCGCCGAGCGCCCCGACGCCGCGATCGGCGAGGTCCTGGCGCAGTTGGGGGACCCCCGCACGATCGCGGCGACGGCGCTGGCCGAGGCGGGGAACGGGGCCGCCCGGGCCGGGACCTCGACCCCGGGCGGTGTCGGCGCACCCGCCCGGCGCGGCAAGGTGCACCCCCTGGCACCACTCCTGATGCTCACCCTCTCGCTGCCCTTCATGATGGCCTTCCCCGACCACCCCGGCCCCCTGTTCGGCGTCCTGTTCCGCGTCGTCGGCGCGGTGCTTCTCTGCACCTCGGTGCACTGGACCGCCGTCCAGAAGACCACCGGCGTCCTCCTTGCCGCCGTCCTGCCGAGCGTCGCCGTCGCCACCTGGAACCTGTCCAGCGGCGGCCCGGCGGGCGACGGCCCGGCCCTCCTGGCCAACCTGGCGATGCTCGCCCTGCTGACCGGCACGGCGACCTGGCTCTGGCGGGTCCGCCGCGCCTGA
- a CDS encoding isopenicillin N synthase family dioxygenase: MSESSIPTIDLAADPAGQLPAIDRALREAGFLLVTGHGVEPGLRREIRAVARRFFHLPAALKEPYAVKVGGRGWLGPGAEANGYAEGTATPPDLKESLSFAAEEPTGDAAVDAEWFLPNTWPAEAPELKPLVETYLALMRALSDRILELLGTALGEDRDFFTRHTGHPTFGFNVNWYPGRERTGEPEPGQFRIGPHTDFGTVTVLDRQAGKGGLQVFTDSGGWQDAPYDPEAFTINIGDLMARWTAGRWRSGRHRVLPPPADAPAEELMSLVYFYECDPGTTLAGIESHTYLRAQLDAITTG; encoded by the coding sequence ATGAGTGAGTCGAGCATTCCGACGATCGATCTGGCCGCGGACCCCGCCGGGCAGCTGCCCGCGATCGACCGCGCCCTGCGCGAGGCCGGCTTCCTGCTGGTCACCGGGCATGGTGTCGAGCCGGGGCTGCGCCGGGAGATCCGTGCCGTCGCCCGGCGCTTCTTCCACCTCCCGGCCGCCCTCAAGGAGCCGTACGCGGTGAAGGTCGGCGGACGCGGCTGGCTCGGGCCGGGCGCGGAGGCCAACGGGTACGCGGAGGGGACGGCGACCCCGCCCGACCTGAAGGAGTCGCTCTCCTTCGCGGCGGAGGAGCCGACCGGGGACGCGGCCGTGGACGCCGAATGGTTCCTGCCGAACACCTGGCCCGCCGAGGCACCCGAGCTGAAGCCGCTGGTGGAGACGTATCTGGCGCTGATGCGTGCGCTCTCGGACCGGATCCTGGAGCTGCTCGGCACGGCCCTCGGCGAGGACCGGGACTTCTTCACCCGGCACACCGGTCACCCCACCTTCGGCTTCAACGTCAACTGGTATCCGGGGCGGGAGCGGACCGGCGAGCCGGAGCCCGGCCAGTTCCGGATCGGCCCGCACACCGACTTCGGCACGGTCACGGTCCTGGACCGGCAGGCGGGCAAGGGCGGCCTGCAGGTGTTCACCGACTCGGGCGGCTGGCAGGACGCCCCGTACGACCCCGAGGCGTTCACGATCAACATCGGGGACCTGATGGCGCGTTGGACGGCCGGACGCTGGCGCTCCGGGCGCCACCGGGTCCTGCCGCCGCCCGCCGACGCACCCGCCGAGGAGCTGATGTCGCTGGTGTACTTCTACGAGTGCGACCCGGGAACCACCCTCGCCGGCATCGAGTCCCACACGTATCTGCGCGCCCAGCTCGACGCGATCACCACCGGATGA
- a CDS encoding nucleoside deaminase has protein sequence MDQEQARKWLTTALDEARAGLAEGGIPIGAALYAADGTLLGRGHNRRVQDGDPSTHAETAAFRAAGRQRSYRGTTMVTTLSPCWYCSGLVRQFGISRVVVGEAETFHGGHDWLAEHGVEVLVLDDPECTALMREFIEKHPALWNEDIGDE, from the coding sequence ATGGATCAGGAACAGGCCCGCAAGTGGCTCACCACCGCCCTCGACGAGGCTCGGGCCGGGCTCGCCGAGGGCGGGATCCCGATCGGGGCCGCGCTCTACGCGGCCGACGGGACGCTGCTCGGGCGGGGGCACAACCGGCGCGTGCAGGACGGGGACCCGTCGACGCACGCGGAGACCGCCGCCTTCCGGGCGGCCGGCCGGCAGCGCTCGTACCGGGGGACGACGATGGTGACGACCCTCTCCCCCTGCTGGTACTGCTCCGGCCTGGTGCGCCAGTTCGGGATCTCGCGGGTGGTCGTCGGCGAGGCGGAGACCTTCCACGGCGGGCACGACTGGCTCGCGGAGCACGGGGTGGAGGTCCTGGTGCTCGACGACCCCGAATGCACCGCCCTGATGCGGGAGTTCATCGAGAAGCATCCGGCGCTCTGGAACGAGGACATCGGCGATGAGTGA